The Impatiens glandulifera chromosome 8, dImpGla2.1, whole genome shotgun sequence genome includes a window with the following:
- the LOC124913309 gene encoding BTB/POZ domain-containing protein POB1-like, with protein MDLLGFMYSNTLSTSSISGFLDVLMVADKFKAPSCVKYCSRLLQRLPITCVYALVFLDLPSTVGMVAAVQPLVFAATQYFTCRYNNFMKYKKDLLKLPCAVIEVVLSCDDLEVDSEDDIYDFVLEWVNLHHPISDERRSILAMKLSEHVRFPFMSCKKLREVLSCGDFDSLVSSKLVLGALLFKVDPSYRHHALTTGIPIIGRDYKYIPITVVEFQSPREQVTVYFNLKREDCTRRFPLHRIYSQSFDLAGQSCLFTGLIMMHMIFAALGCSWGCMTINPCRMFWWITSFSLRSNRVKNLQ; from the exons ATGGATCTTTTGGGATTTATGTATAGCAATACTCTGTCAACAAGTTCAATTTCTGGCTTCCTAGATGTGTTAATGGTTGCTGATAAATTCAAAGCTCCTTCCTGCGTGAAATACTGTAGCAGATTGCTGCAGAGATTGCCTATAACGTGTGTGTACGCCTTGGTTTTTCTTGATCTTCCTTCAACTGTTGGGATGGTTGCAGCAGTTCAGCCTCTCGTCTTTGCAGCTACTCAGTATTTTACTTGTCGCTATAACAACTTTATGAA ATATAAAAAAGATTTGTTGAAACTGCCTTGCGCTGTTATTGAGGTGGTTCTTTCTTGCGACGATCTCGAGGTGGATTCCGAGGATGATATTTACGATTTCGTACTTGAATGGGTGAATCTGCATCACCCAATATCGGATGAACGTCGTTCCATCTTGGCAATGAAGCTGAGTGAACACGTACGCTTCCCATTCATGTCATGCAAAAAACTGAGGGAAGTTCTATCTTGTGGCGATTTTGATTCGCTAGTTTCGTCCAAGCTTGTCCTCGGTGCTCTCCTTTTCAAGGTTGACCCTTCGTACAGACATCATGCCCTAACAACTGGCATTCCCATAATTGGAAgggattataaatatattccGATCACGGTGGTGGAGTTTCAATCGCCCCGCGAACAAGTTACTGTTTACTTTAACCTGAAACGGGAGGATTGCACTCGGCGTTTCCCACTTCACCGAATTTATTCGCAGTCTTTTGACCTAGCCGGTCAAAGCTGTCTGTTCACTGGACTCATAATGATGCACATGATTTTCGCAGCTTTGGGATGTTCTTGGGGATGCATGACGATAAATCCTTGTCGTATGTTTTGGTGGATTACCAGTTTTTCGCTAAGATCAAACCGAGTGAAGAATTTACAATAA